The following is a genomic window from Oncorhynchus masou masou isolate Uvic2021 chromosome 6, UVic_Omas_1.1, whole genome shotgun sequence.
GCCAAATGGCATTTACATATCAATGTCTTTCTCCCGCCAGTCTCTAAGAATATGACCACCATGGACACAAAACAGATCACTCATCATGCTCTTCAAATGGACAAATTTAACAGGGCAGGTAACTATGGCAACATTATTCCTCTCCTGACCGCCCTTGATAATGCCTGTGTGACTTGTGAGCAGCTGCAAGGCACAGACATTGTCAGGGTCCTTTACAGACTCCTCAAAACCTGCTCAGACAATTCAGTGAAAAAAACAGCCAAGCACCTGTTGTCAAAATGGAAGAAACTCTACAGTCACCCCTATCATATCTCAAAGGATAATGGAAGTGAAGAAGAATTCACTGTCATTGGAGAGAGTATGCTGGCTGATAAAGCGTGTCTGGCAGGCAGAGGTGTCCTAGCTGCTGGTGATGCTAGTAAACCAGTGGAGTTGGGTGTGTCTTGTGAACATGTGGTTTTCCATACTGGGTCAGAGGACAGAACACTCAAAAATGGGACCAAGTGTGGGAGAGCTAAGGGAGAAGGGTTGTCATCGTGTCAGGCAGCTGGTGATTCGTCTTCGGGGTCAATTTTGCCCACCCTCTCAAAGCAGTCAGAACCTCCTGCCACCACTTCCCTGGATACCCCTTCCCTCTGTAAGGATTCCTCTGATTCGGGTTTGAGGACAAAGTGCATCCAGCTTCTCCATGGTGCCCTCGATCCAGAAACTTCCAAGGAAGCAGAGGGGAAGACTGCAGATCTGGCCCGCGTCATAGAGGTGCACATCCACACGCTTCACCGTGCAAACCAGGCCAAGTACAAGGCCTGCATCAGGAGTAAGGTGGCCAACCTAAGGAACCCCAAAAACGGCCACCTTCGGTGTGGTCTCCTGGGCGGCAGCCTGGGGCCGGAAGTCTTCGCCGGGATGTCTTTGGAGGAGATGGCCAACGAGGAGCTCCAGCGGCTGAGGGAGGAGTACTCATCGCAGGGGGTGAGTGAGAGGCAGCTACCCCAGGGGGTGGAGGGGACGCCCACCCAGAAGCTGCGGTGCAGGCGGTGCGAGGGGTCGGACTGCAGAGTGACGCAGGTGTCCCGGAGCACTCTGTTTCTGCCAGCGTGGGTCCGCCAGGCCACCGCAGACCAGGATGCCATGACCTTTGTGACCTGTAGCAGGTGTGGGGAGCAGTGGTACCACAGCGGCTGGGTGTGCCTCTGATAGGCCATCCTCACCACACTACATGTAA
Proteins encoded in this region:
- the LOC135542601 gene encoding transcription elongation factor A N-terminal and central domain-containing protein → MTTMDTKQITHHALQMDKFNRAGNYGNIIPLLTALDNACVTCEQLQGTDIVRVLYRLLKTCSDNSVKKTAKHLLSKWKKLYSHPYHISKDNGSEEEFTVIGESMLADKACLAGRGVLAAGDASKPVELGVSCEHVVFHTGSEDRTLKNGTKCGRAKGEGLSSCQAAGDSSSGSILPTLSKQSEPPATTSLDTPSLCKDSSDSGLRTKCIQLLHGALDPETSKEAEGKTADLARVIEVHIHTLHRANQAKYKACIRSKVANLRNPKNGHLRCGLLGGSLGPEVFAGMSLEEMANEELQRLREEYSSQGVSERQLPQGVEGTPTQKLRCRRCEGSDCRVTQVSRSTLFLPAWVRQATADQDAMTFVTCSRCGEQWYHSGWVCL